A region from the Lycium barbarum isolate Lr01 chromosome 8, ASM1917538v2, whole genome shotgun sequence genome encodes:
- the LOC132607578 gene encoding uncharacterized protein LOC132607578, with amino-acid sequence MDSGCGYLSMVDPFLVEALQNPRHRLTILRMELDIQKFLQNSDMQQFEFPHFPTSYLRLAAHRVAQHYGLQTMVQDNVVDGQGAKILVTRKPESKYPAVRLSDVPPKQSENDKYEKMKIVIQPRPSNTSSKDGESGAKRSPVRTVEERKEEYDRARARIFNSPINSESRDTLVRVASDLKNSIDENERLLLDMEKSLSSREGGTSSRVAIFRDREKELSDPDYDRNYVRYVKNVPSGQCFSVAPFDVQKFQPPYVHYDAVFPQMSQLPNAQASPNYRNPVIGPYHAMGFNQTSNDGVFMQWPSQSMIYAHSYDQVRHAFFQPAFCQQPLSFGYSQNHS; translated from the exons aTGGATTCGGGTTGTGGTTATTTGTCAATGGTGGATCCTTTCTTGGTTGAAGCTCTTCAAAATCCACGTCATCGCCTCACCA TTCTACGAATGGAGCTCGACATTCAGAAGTTCTTGCAAAATTCTGATATGCAACAGTTTGAGTTCCCACATTTTCCTACTTCCTACCTCCGACTTGCAGCGCACCGTGTTGCTCAACACTATGGTTTGCAGACTATGGTTCAGGATAATGTTGTGGATGGTCAAGGAGCCAAAATCCTGGTGACAAGAAAACCTGAAAGCAAATATCCTGCTGTGCGTTTATCCGATGTCCCACCTAAACAATCTGAAAATGACAAATATGAGAAGATGAAAATAGTAATACAACCAAGGCCAAGTAACACCTCCTCAAAAGATGGTGAATCGGGTGCAAAACGCAGTCCAGTAAGAACTGTGGAAGAGAGAAAAGAGGAGTATGACAGGGCACGTGCACGTATTTTTAATAGTCCTATTAATTCTGAGTCAAGAGACACATTGGTTCGTGTTGCTTCTGACCTCAAGAACAGCATAGATGAGAATGAAAGGTTACTCTTGGATATGGAGAAAAGCCTCAGCAGCAGGGAAGGTGGTACTTCTTCCCGAGTTGCCATCTTTAGGGACAGGGAGAAAGAGCTTAGTGACCCTGATTATGACCGGAATTATGTTAG GTATGTTAAGAATGTCCCATCTGGTCAGTGCTTTAGCGTGGCACCTTTTGATGTGCAGAAGTTTCAGCCTCCATATGTGCATTACGATGCTGTTTTTCCTCAAATGAGTCAGCTACCCAATGCTCAAGCGTCACCAAACTACAGGAACCCTGTTATTGGCCCCTATCATGCCATGGGATTTAATCAGACCTCCAATGATGGAGTATTCATGCAGTGGCCATCGCAAAGCATGATTTATGCACATTCATATGATCAAGTTAGACATGCTTTCTTTCAG CCTGCTTTCTGTCAGCAACCACTAAGTTTTGGTTATTCGCAGAACCACAGTTGA
- the LOC132605522 gene encoding vinorine synthase-like has translation MELIKPLSPTPNHLKCFEYSYLDQMAIPVFAPLALFYPPPQDGDEYYSNEQGRAINSSRLLVLKKSLSETLARFYPFAGRIKGNSIECNDDGVPFYEAFAHNYQFEDVHGKLELTKHFLPSVQGGSVFHNPAFPLLVQVTIFKCGGMAIGICAFHKVADGATLCTLANAWAITARGNCPDLPEFVAAAKFLPPSIPYVSNGPQLQFDFAKFFFNEERVTKLFAFDASTIASLKAKAMSDDVPKPTRVDVVSAVIWKCAMSSSGTETKLSKFAHQVNIRRRFVPPLPDHCVGNAVAIATACKGENDCSDLPALVTYIRKSLTELSSKYVDKQSQDEAILVIPHDYFELTYAHFRGEVAMQISSLCGYQLYDVDFGWGKPSWLSVNQTATRNLVILMDSRDSGGIDAWICLKDSDTMSIFEHELELLLAFGSAK, from the coding sequence ATGGAGCTAATTAAACCTCTTTCTCCCACTCCTAATCACCTTAAATGCTTTGAATACTCTTATTTGGATCAGATGGCAATACCTGTATTTGCTCCCTTAGCTCTATTTTATCCTCCCCCTCAAGATGGTGATGAATATTATTCCAATGAGCAAGGGAGGGCAATCAATTCATCAAGATTGCTCGTTTTGAAGAAATCTTTGTCTGAAACTCTTGCTCGTTTTTACCCTTTTGCTGGTCGAATTAAGGGCAACTCAATTGAATGCAACGACGATGGGGTGCCTTTCTATGAGGCTTTTGCTCATAATTATCAGTTTGAGGATGTTCATGGAAAACTCGAACTAACTAAACATTTCCTCCCCAGCGTTCAAGGTGGCTCAGTATTCCATAACCCGGCTTTTCCTTTACTTGTTCAAGTCACAATTTTCAAGTGTGGAGGTATGGCTATTGGTATTTGTGCTTTTCACAAAGTTGCTGATGGTGCCACGTTGTGCACCCTCGCCAATGCCTGGGCAATAACTGCCCGAGGTAACTGCCCTGATTTACCTGAATTCGTTGCAGCAGCAAAATTCTTACCACCATCTATTCCCTATGTCTCAAACGGGCCTCAGTTGCAGTTTGACTTTGCCAAATTCTTTTTTAATGAGGAACGTGTCACTAAATTGTTCGCCTTTGATGCATCTACTATAGCATCACTCAAGGCTAAGGCCATGAGCGATGATGTACCAAAGCCCACACGAGTTGATGTTGTATCAGCCGTGATATGGAAATGTGCCATGTCATCTTCAGGGACTGAAACAAAATTATCAAAGTTCGCGCACCAAGTAAATATAAGAAGGCGGTTTGTCCCTCCATTGCCAGATCATTGTGTAGGAAATGCTGTTGCAATTGCCACAGCATGTAAAGGTGAGAATGATTGCTCTGACTTGCCCGCCTTGGTCACTTATATAAGAAAATCATTAACAGAATTGAGTTCCAAATATGTGGATAAACAAAGTCAAGATGAGGCAATTTTGGTCATTCCACATGACTACTTTGAGTTAACTTATGCTCATTTTCGAGGTGAGGTAGCGATGCAAATTAGTAGCTTGTGTGGCTACCAACTTTATGATGTTGATTTTGGCTGGGGTAAACCTTCATGGTTAAGTGTAAATCAAACAGCGACTAGAAATCTTGTTATATTGATGGATTCAAGAGATAGTGGTGGAATTGACGCGTGGATATGCTTGAAGGACAGTGACACTATGTCAATTTTCGAGCATGAACTAGAGCTGTTGCTAGCATTTGGATCTGCCAAATAA
- the LOC132605521 gene encoding vinorine synthase-like: MERKIEIVSMEFIRPLFHTPNHLKCFEYSFLDQTGIPLYAPLALFFPPPIDAGESYSYEQARSVNSSRLLVLKKSLSETLARFYPFAGRIKDNCSIECNDEGVPFYEAFALNYEFESVLRNPELSEDFLPSAVVEDGSLIFHNSTLYPLLVQVTIFKCGAMAICMGVFHQVADGATLYTLANAWGITARGSSCNDSSELVAAAKFLPPPIPYVSNVPNLQLEFTKFFCNEQRVAKLFTFDASTIASLKAKAVSDDVPKPTRVEAVSALIWKCVMVATNLGPSKLAHLVNIRKRFVPPLPNHCVGNAVAVATAACKGAENMDGSDLATLVTCIRKSLIELSSKYVEKHSRDEAILAIPYDFMELIPAQIRGEVGVQISSLCGYQFYDVDFGWGKPSWLTVNQKAMRDFVLLMDSRDSRGIDAWICLKDSNTMSVFKHELEQLLA; the protein is encoded by the coding sequence ATGGAAAGAAAGATTGAGATAGTTTCTATGGAGTTCATTAGACCTCTTTTTCATACTCCTAATCACCTTAAATGCTTTGAATATTCTTTTTTGGATCAAACGGGAATACCCCTATATGCTCCTTTAGCTCTATTTTTTCCACCTCCAATAGATGCTGGTGAATCATATTCCTATGAGCAAGCAAGGTCAGTCAATTCATCAAGATTACTCGTTTTGAAGAAATCTTTGTCTGAAACTCTTGCTCGCTTTTATCCTTTTGCTGGTCGAATTAAGGACAACTGCTCAATTGAGTGCAACGATGAGGGGGTGCCTTTTTATGAGGCATTTGCTCTTAATTATGAGTTTGAAAGCGTTCTTAGAAATCCTGAGTTAAGTGAAGATTTCCTCCCAAGTGCGGTTGTTGAAGATGGCTCGTTAATATTCCATAATTCGACCTTATATCCCCTGCTTGTCCAAGTCACCATTTTCAAGTGTGGAGCTATGGCTATTTGTATGGGTGTTTTTCACCAAGTTGCTGATGGGGCCACGTTGTATACCCTCGCCAATGCTTGGGGAATAACTGCCCGAGGTAGCAGCTGCAACGATTCATCTGAATTGGTTGCAGCTGCAAAATTCTTACCACCACCTATTCCATATGTTTCAAACGTGCCTAATTTGCAGTTAGAATTTACCAAATTCTTTTGTAATGAGCAACGTGTTGCTAAATTATTTACCTTTGATGCTTCTACTATAGCATCGCTCAAGGCTAAGGCTGTGAGCGATGATGTACCAAAGCCCACACGTGTTGAAGCTGTGTCAGCTCTGATTTGGAAATGTGTCATGGTTGCTACTAACTTAGGGCCATCAAAATTGGCCCACCTAGTAAATATACGAAAGCGGTTTGTCCCACCATTGCCAAACCATTGTGTAGGAAATGCAGTTGCAGTTGCCACGGCTGCATGTAAAGGCGCTGAGAATATGGATGGCTCTGACTTGGCCACCTTAGTCACTTGTATAAGAAAATCATTAATAGAACTAAGTTCAAAATATGTGGAGAAACATAGTCGAGATGAGGCGATTTTGGCTATTCCCTATGACTTCATGGAGCTAATTCCCGCACAAATCCGAGGCGAGGTAGGAGTGCAAATTAGTAGCTTGTGTGGCTACCAATTTTATGATGTTGATTTTGGATGGGGAAAGCCGTCATGGTTAACTGTAAATCAAAAGGCAATGAGAGATTTCGTATTATTGATGGATTCAAGAGATAGCCGTGGAATAGACGCATGGATATGTTTGAAGGACAGTAATACTATGTCAGTTTTCAAGCATGAACTGGAGCAGCTGCTAGCATAA